The following coding sequences are from one Nilaparvata lugens isolate BPH chromosome 4, ASM1435652v1, whole genome shotgun sequence window:
- the LOC120350880 gene encoding uncharacterized protein LOC120350880: MCRGVQFLLFLFIATLGDEYSRAVIRGSENMLSSGKKTCIIPDNTEYHYVTSEGDRLTTGDSIDGNGEFVVSVECFNFRKVIKPTDFAVCFDGKLYPGQHTCEKQCAPKYDSYSTIFSCTTPKGDEVSCQLPAEPGTKLTIRCAHWRYKSPSIDMLGEKLCLQNGEWEEYKDCAPQCGLRSENDGLSSHTNKFKVGHWRAVIFVYKKKRWTFLCRAAVISNVLVITALTCFGKFTSKRAFPLKVGVGKYSTNYGDYLSTNIYDVEKIYSSKLQHSITIVGVDTYIEFSDTVGNICIGDTPILAKVLEMCFISMIRPPILIGWKVY, encoded by the exons ATGTGCCGAGGAGTCCAAttcctattatttttattcattgctACCCTAG gTGATGAATACTCCAGAGCAGTGATCAGAGGTTCTGAGAATATGTTGTCTTCTGGGAAAAAAACATGCATAATTCCTGATAACACTGAGTATCATTACGTGACTTCTGAAGGGGACAGGTTGACAACCGGAGATAGCATTGATGGCAACGGAGAGTTTGTTGTTAGTGTTGAATGCttcaattttagaaaagtgatcAAACCGACCGACTTTGCTGTGTGTTTTGATGGGAAACTATACCCTGGCCAACATACCTGTGAGAAACAATGTGCTCCAAAGTATGATTCATATTCAACTATTTTCTCCTGTACAACACCCAAAGGTGATGAAGTGAGCTGCCAATTACCAGCTGAACCTGGCACAAAACTCACTATCCGATGTGCCCATTGGAGATACAAGTCCCCGTCTATTGACATGTTAGGAGAAAAGTTATGCCTGCAAAATGGCGAGTGGGAAGAATATAAGGATTGTGCACCTCAATGTGGCCTACGTTCCGAAAATGATGGTTTGAGTTCACATACGAATAAATTCAAAGTAGGGCATTGGAGAGCTGTCATTTTCGTCTACAAGAAAAAAAGATGGACTTTTCTTTGTCGTGCAGCAGTAATTTCGAATGTCTTGGTTATAACAGCGTTAACTTGCTTTGGAAAATTTACTTCAAAGAGAGCTTTCCCGCTAAAAGTTGGTGTTGGAAAGTATTCTACAAATTACGGTGATTATCTCTCAACCAACATATATGATGTGGAAAAAATTTACTCATCCAAGCTACAACATTCGATCACCATAGTTGGAGTTGATACGTATATTGAATTTAGTGATACTGTGGGAAATATTTGTATTGGAGATACTCCAATACTTGCGAAAGTATTGGAAATGTGTTTTATAAGTATGATAAGGCCTCCAATACTTATAGGTTGGAAGGTATATTAA